The sequence GGCCGCCGTTGTTACATCGTTACATCGCGCGGCTTCCACGCCGCCTCTGCGGGTCTTTACTCTACGGGTTCTCCGGCGAAGATGGAGCCCAGGGCTATGACGATATAGAGGGCGCCGCCCAGGGCCGCCAGCACTCCGCCCACGCCCATCATGCTCATGAACATGTCGACCGACGGGTCGAAGGTGAAGGAGAAGGGAGCGCCGGCGAAGGTTATGTCGTAGTGGCGCCGCGGCACGCCGAACTGGCCGGCGCTGAGCATCCCGATGGAGAGCATGGCCACGCCCACGCCGTAGAGGTAGGGCTGCAGCTTGGCCGCCCCCTCCATTATCAGCTTGCGCCTGAAGACATAGGGGAGCAGCAGGTATGTGAAGCCCATGAACGCCACGGTCGTACCACCCACGACGGTGCCGTGGAAGTGTCCGGTGATGGCTATGGTGTTGTGACGGATGATGTTGAACTGCTCGGTGCCGAAGATGACACCCGTTATGCCGCCGAGAAAGCCGAAGATGACCATGGAGAGGACAACCGACGAGAAGGCCGGGTTGCCCCAGGGAGCGACCTTGAGCCACTCGAAGAGTCCCTGGGTGTAGCCCTTCTTCCTGAAGGCCACCTCGATGGAGGCGGGCACGCAGAAGGCGTGCATCATGGAGGCGAGCACCGCCAGGTGCATGACGTAGCTCGTGTTGATTATCTTGTGCCACGTCGAGAAGATCGGGTCCACCAGCAGGTGATGCTCGGAGGCCACGTTGATGAAGAAGATGTAGAGCACGAAGGCCGTGCGCGAGAGCTTCTCGTTAATCGGCTTGGCGCCGGTGGTGAAGGCGGCGACCATGTACCAGACGGCCACCATGGCGCAGACGTTTATCTGCTGCGAGGGGTGGCCGAGGCCCCAGAAAACGAGCCTGTACACACCGGGGTCTATGTGGGGGATGAGCCCCGCCGACCACAGCAGCGTTGGTATCATTATGGCGGCGCCGTGGGCGAGCGTGAGGACGGCGATGATGGCGGCGGCCACCATGCCGTAGGTGCCAAGAGGCAGCGAGCGCTCGTATGCGCCGGCCCGCTTGGCCTTGACGATATTGAAGAATATGAGGCTGAAACCGATGAGGGCCCCCACGGCGAAGAGGATGACCCCTATGTAGTAGATGGGGCTCGCCTTGAGCGGCACGTAGGAGGTGAACATCACGTCCGCCCCGCCGGCGAGCACGACGACGTTGATGATCGCGCCTCCGGCGAGCATGAGGGCGAAGGCGGCCCATCCGGCCGCGGGAGAGGCGGAGCGGGAGTTGAGGAGGATGCCGGAGGCGTAGTGGACCAGCGCTATCTCGAAGAATATGATCCAGGCGAGAAGCGCGTCGATGCCGTGGAGCGTGAGAAACCTGTAGTAGGCCGAAGGGGAGAGGAGATGGACGCTGGGCCACCGCGTGAGCGCCACCATCAACGCCATGAGTCCACCCACGGCCAGGCAGAGCACCGCCGCGATGACGTTCCATCTCACCAGCGACTCCACCCTGCTGTCGACCTTGAAGCCCGTAAACGAACAAACTCTGAAGTCTTCATTACTCATGGTCGCCTCCTGTCAGGCACTGCGTTTTGGGCTGCGTAAGAGTCCTCTCGGTACAGCTTACAGTCTTTCAATTCCTGTCGAGGCCGGCCGGGCAAGAACGCGGCCCTGTGGACCGATTGTAAGGCAGGCTCCGGCACAAAAACATGATCGATGTCAATAAAAGCTCCCCTTTTACGTCAGGGAGGCTTTATGAGGGAGCGCACGCAAAAAAGGGGCCCCCCATCAAGTGGTGAACCCCTTTATGTGATTGCCTGGCAAGGCACTCAGTGACTCGTATGGGGACACGGC is a genomic window of Deltaproteobacteria bacterium containing:
- a CDS encoding cytochrome C oxidase subunit I; this encodes MSNEDFRVCSFTGFKVDSRVESLVRWNVIAAVLCLAVGGLMALMVALTRWPSVHLLSPSAYYRFLTLHGIDALLAWIIFFEIALVHYASGILLNSRSASPAAGWAAFALMLAGGAIINVVVLAGGADVMFTSYVPLKASPIYYIGVILFAVGALIGFSLIFFNIVKAKRAGAYERSLPLGTYGMVAAAIIAVLTLAHGAAIMIPTLLWSAGLIPHIDPGVYRLVFWGLGHPSQQINVCAMVAVWYMVAAFTTGAKPINEKLSRTAFVLYIFFINVASEHHLLVDPIFSTWHKIINTSYVMHLAVLASMMHAFCVPASIEVAFRKKGYTQGLFEWLKVAPWGNPAFSSVVLSMVIFGFLGGITGVIFGTEQFNIIRHNTIAITGHFHGTVVGGTTVAFMGFTYLLLPYVFRRKLIMEGAAKLQPYLYGVGVAMLSIGMLSAGQFGVPRRHYDITFAGAPFSFTFDPSVDMFMSMMGVGGVLAALGGALYIVIALGSIFAGEPVE